A single genomic interval of Streptomyces sp. NBC_00663 harbors:
- a CDS encoding ABC transporter substrate-binding protein, with the protein MRTKWLIGLVLALLLTGCTGSDSGKNDGSVTLRFQSLAWQEESVAANQQLVKEWNATHPDVKVEYVQGSWDSVHDQLLTSFEGGEAPDIIHDASDDLADFAYGGYLADLTDLLPARLKSDIPQRSWETATFGDGIYGVPFLQEPRVLIANATWLKESGVRIPTPDKPWSWTEFRRITGELGGDGTYGIAWPLKEPVSATLNLSLSAGGQLFHRSADGKVTIRFEKGDEVVPRTVHDQANTDHSASPTTLGSSGSDTLPGFFGGKYAMVPLGFSYRQQIVQQAPKGFDWQVLPAPAGADGLSQGVSPQTLSVAEDSPHKKEAVEFIDYLLQPKNMVRLALGDWMLPTGTQALKAPALHTTENGWATGTALAAHLRSAPAQSVRGYPEWKDKVATPAFQEYYSGAIGLDELRARLEKDGNLVLARYQR; encoded by the coding sequence ATGCGGACGAAATGGCTCATCGGGCTGGTGCTGGCCCTGCTCCTCACGGGCTGCACCGGCAGTGACAGCGGGAAGAACGACGGCTCTGTCACCCTCCGCTTCCAGTCCCTGGCCTGGCAGGAGGAGTCCGTCGCCGCCAACCAGCAGCTGGTGAAGGAGTGGAACGCGACCCACCCGGACGTCAAGGTCGAATACGTCCAGGGCAGTTGGGACAGCGTCCACGACCAGCTCCTCACCTCCTTCGAGGGCGGCGAGGCGCCCGACATCATCCACGACGCCTCCGACGACCTCGCGGACTTCGCCTACGGCGGCTATCTCGCCGACCTGACCGACCTGCTGCCCGCGCGGCTCAAGTCGGACATCCCGCAGCGCAGTTGGGAGACGGCGACCTTCGGGGACGGCATCTACGGCGTGCCCTTCCTCCAGGAGCCGAGGGTCCTCATCGCCAACGCCACGTGGCTGAAGGAGTCGGGAGTGCGCATTCCGACGCCCGACAAGCCCTGGAGCTGGACCGAATTCCGGCGGATCACCGGGGAACTCGGCGGCGACGGGACGTACGGCATCGCCTGGCCCCTCAAGGAGCCCGTCTCGGCCACGCTCAACCTGTCCCTGTCCGCGGGCGGACAGCTCTTCCACCGGAGCGCCGACGGCAAGGTGACCATCCGCTTCGAGAAGGGCGACGAGGTCGTCCCGCGCACCGTCCACGACCAGGCGAACACCGACCACAGCGCCTCGCCCACCACCCTGGGCAGCAGCGGCTCCGACACCCTGCCCGGCTTCTTCGGCGGCAAGTACGCGATGGTGCCGCTCGGCTTCTCCTACCGCCAGCAGATCGTGCAGCAGGCCCCGAAGGGCTTCGACTGGCAGGTGCTGCCCGCCCCGGCCGGTGCCGACGGGCTCAGCCAGGGCGTCAGCCCGCAGACGCTGTCCGTCGCCGAGGACAGCCCCCACAAGAAGGAGGCCGTCGAGTTCATCGACTACCTGCTCCAGCCGAAGAACATGGTGCGCCTCGCGCTCGGCGACTGGATGCTGCCCACCGGCACGCAGGCGCTGAAGGCCCCCGCCCTGCACACCACCGAGAACGGCTGGGCCACCGGCACCGCCCTCGCCGCCCACCTCCGCTCGGCGCCCGCCCAGTCCGTGCGCGGCTACCCCGAGTGGAAGGACAAGGTCGCGACCCCGGCGTTCCAGGAGTACTACAGCGGGGCGATCGGCCTCGACGAACTGCGCGCACGCCTGGAGAAGGACGGCAACCTGGTCCTGGCCCGCTACCAGCGCTGA
- a CDS encoding carbohydrate ABC transporter permease, translating into MRTSTTGRVGQYVALLAYLVFLAFPFLWLISIAFKSPRELGSLHPTWIPRDPTLDNFRQAFDEQPLLRAAGNSLLAALGAAVIAVLIATPLAYVMARRRTLLARAATGWVVVSQAFPLVLVIIPLFLVLKNLRLINSLFGLVLVYVVWALPFALWMLVGYVRAVPEELEEAAAVDGAGRLRTLVSVTAPLLAPGIVATALFAFITAWNEFFFALVLLKTPEKQTLPVVLTHFIGAEGVADLGPLAAAAFLATLPSLVVFALIQRRITSGMLAGAVKS; encoded by the coding sequence ATGAGGACCAGCACCACGGGCCGCGTCGGACAGTACGTCGCCCTGCTCGCGTATCTCGTCTTCCTCGCCTTCCCGTTCCTGTGGCTGATCTCCATCGCGTTCAAGTCGCCCCGGGAACTGGGCAGTCTGCACCCCACCTGGATCCCACGGGACCCCACCCTCGACAACTTCCGGCAGGCCTTCGACGAACAGCCGCTCCTGCGCGCCGCGGGCAACTCCCTGCTGGCCGCGCTCGGCGCCGCCGTGATCGCCGTACTGATCGCGACACCGCTCGCGTATGTGATGGCCCGGCGCCGCACCCTGCTCGCGCGGGCGGCGACGGGATGGGTGGTGGTCAGCCAGGCGTTCCCGCTGGTGCTGGTGATCATCCCGCTGTTCCTGGTGCTGAAGAACCTGCGGCTGATCAACTCGCTGTTCGGGCTGGTGCTGGTGTACGTGGTGTGGGCGCTGCCGTTCGCGCTGTGGATGCTGGTCGGCTATGTGCGGGCGGTGCCCGAGGAGTTGGAGGAGGCGGCGGCCGTCGACGGTGCCGGGCGGCTGCGGACGCTGGTGTCGGTGACCGCGCCGCTGCTGGCGCCGGGGATCGTGGCGACGGCGCTGTTCGCGTTCATCACCGCGTGGAACGAGTTCTTCTTCGCGCTGGTCCTGCTGAAGACCCCGGAGAAACAGACACTGCCGGTCGTCCTCACCCACTTCATCGGCGCGGAGGGCGTCGCCGACCTGGGACCGCTGGCCGCGGCGGCGTTCCTCGCGACGCTGCCCTCACTGGTCGTCTTCGCCCTCATCCAACGGCGGATCACGAGCGGCATGCTGGCCGGGGCGGTGAAGAGCTGA
- a CDS encoding carbohydrate ABC transporter permease, translating to MTSLTATKRSTRGAPRADGGRRAVDRGAWFLVLPALIPILVLSVGPLLYGILLAFTDAQSGRTRSTQWIGGLNFQDLLHDTLFWESFRIGLVWAVGVTVPQFLLGLGLALLLNQDLRLRWLARALAIIPWAMPEVVVGVMWRLVYNPDAGVLNETLRDLGLGDGRDWLAGLSTALPAVIVVGVWAGMPQTTVALLAGLQNTPRELHEAAAMDGAGAWRRFLTVTWPALRPVALSITALNFIWNFNSFALVYVLTSGGPGGRTRLPMLFAYEEAFRYGQFGYAAAMGCVMVAVISVLLAVFLVGRLRGGDEA from the coding sequence GTGACATCGCTGACCGCGACGAAGCGGTCGACGCGGGGTGCGCCACGCGCCGACGGGGGCCGCAGGGCAGTGGACCGCGGCGCCTGGTTCCTGGTGCTGCCCGCGCTGATCCCGATCCTCGTGCTGAGCGTCGGACCGCTGCTCTACGGCATCCTCCTGGCGTTCACCGACGCCCAGTCGGGGCGCACCCGGTCCACCCAGTGGATCGGCGGCCTCAACTTCCAGGACCTGCTGCACGACACGCTGTTCTGGGAGTCGTTCCGGATCGGCCTGGTGTGGGCCGTCGGGGTGACCGTGCCGCAGTTCCTGCTGGGGCTCGGCCTCGCCCTGCTGCTCAACCAGGACCTCAGACTGCGCTGGCTGGCCCGCGCCCTGGCGATCATCCCGTGGGCCATGCCCGAGGTCGTCGTCGGTGTCATGTGGCGGCTCGTCTACAACCCCGACGCGGGCGTCCTCAACGAGACCCTGCGCGACCTCGGCCTCGGTGACGGCCGAGACTGGCTCGCGGGGCTGTCCACCGCCCTGCCCGCCGTCATCGTCGTCGGCGTGTGGGCCGGGATGCCGCAGACCACGGTCGCCCTGCTCGCCGGCCTCCAGAACACCCCGCGCGAACTGCACGAGGCGGCGGCGATGGACGGCGCGGGCGCCTGGCGCCGCTTCCTGACGGTCACCTGGCCCGCCCTGCGGCCGGTCGCCCTGTCGATCACCGCGCTCAACTTCATCTGGAACTTCAACTCCTTCGCCCTGGTCTACGTCCTGACCAGCGGCGGACCCGGCGGCCGTACCCGCCTGCCGATGCTCTTCGCCTACGAAGAGGCCTTCCGTTACGGCCAGTTCGGCTACGCGGCGGCCATGGGCTGTGTGATGGTCGCCGTGATCTCGGTGCTGCTCGCCGTCTTCCTCGTCGGCCGGCTGAGGGGAGGTGACGAGGCATGA
- a CDS encoding phosphotransferase enzyme family protein, with product MDEARAREVLAEAGVLPGAAGEARLLALGENAVFAAGDLVVKVGRDAELLDRARRELDIALWLAEAEVPAVRAAEPKPLLVAGHPVTVWHRMPDAVRPAEPRDLAELLRVVHALPLPSFELPPRELLGGVERWLRLAGEAIDPADAAYLRERRDGFAAAAAALTPHLPRGPIHGDALPRNVHVGPGGPVLVDLETFSADLREHDLVVMALSHDRYGLPTPAYDNFTRAYGWDVREWEGCSVLRGARETASCAWVAQHAPSNPQALAEFERRVKSLRDGDETVRWYPF from the coding sequence ATGGACGAGGCACGGGCGCGGGAGGTACTGGCCGAGGCGGGGGTGCTCCCCGGGGCGGCCGGGGAGGCGCGGCTGCTCGCGCTCGGTGAGAACGCCGTGTTCGCCGCCGGTGACCTGGTCGTCAAGGTGGGCCGGGACGCCGAACTCCTGGACCGGGCGCGCCGGGAGCTGGACATCGCGCTGTGGCTCGCCGAGGCCGAGGTGCCCGCGGTGCGGGCCGCCGAGCCCAAGCCGCTGCTCGTCGCGGGGCACCCGGTGACGGTGTGGCACCGGATGCCCGATGCCGTACGGCCCGCAGAGCCCCGGGATTTGGCCGAACTGCTACGGGTGGTCCACGCGCTGCCCCTCCCCTCCTTCGAGCTGCCGCCCCGCGAGCTGCTGGGCGGTGTGGAACGCTGGCTGCGGCTGGCCGGCGAGGCGATCGACCCCGCGGACGCGGCGTATCTGCGCGAGCGCCGCGACGGCTTCGCTGCGGCCGCCGCAGCGCTCACCCCGCACCTTCCCCGCGGCCCCATCCACGGAGACGCCCTCCCCCGCAATGTGCACGTGGGCCCGGGCGGCCCGGTCCTGGTCGACCTGGAGACCTTCTCCGCGGACCTGCGTGAACACGACCTGGTGGTGATGGCGCTGTCGCACGACCGGTACGGACTGCCGACGCCGGCCTACGACAACTTCACCCGGGCGTACGGCTGGGACGTCCGGGAGTGGGAGGGTTGCTCGGTACTCCGGGGCGCCCGGGAGACGGCAAGCTGCGCCTGGGTGGCCCAGCACGCACCGAGCAATCCACAGGCGCTGGCGGAGTTCGAGCGACGGGTGAAGTCCTTGCGGGACGGGGATGAGACGGTGCGGTGGTATCCGTTCTGA
- a CDS encoding toll/interleukin-1 receptor domain-containing protein: protein MRGAGPRVFVSYSYADQTAAQQVADHLADCGMQVRKEDESSLLGQPLEEVLPARIADCEVFVQLVTRTSAVSAWVRREFEWATRARAKRPVVLPLVFGDTVPPDQVSAWGYLPVRDPLDPSTLSVIRKTAMQAVATLQVNPLAPYELEQSPVRVVATGEPLSRRLLIDPENVILGAAEATVHYAAGTDAEYRDQMMAQQQRTVGRLAESIAKHDVFLPLFIDRARPLVQQHWSPEDALEHLVEIVQRLFRLTLGSELLKLTRDWRTAVSPALGDGASACAEAGEMADRLQATAPGIHERGFRLWALRSTTASTWLELGFDAPGSKDSTVALFPADRFSDSSKQLLRYGLATPQVEIGETDWLLYGLPQLAARIVWNTRTPDEIVASVEYAGWSLADYRNVGHH, encoded by the coding sequence ATGCGCGGCGCGGGCCCACGCGTCTTCGTCTCATACAGCTACGCCGACCAGACCGCCGCACAGCAGGTCGCGGATCACCTCGCTGACTGCGGCATGCAGGTCCGCAAGGAGGATGAGTCCAGCCTCCTCGGGCAGCCCCTGGAGGAGGTACTGCCCGCCCGTATCGCCGACTGCGAGGTCTTCGTCCAGTTGGTGACCAGGACGTCCGCCGTATCGGCCTGGGTGCGGAGGGAATTCGAGTGGGCGACCAGGGCACGGGCGAAGCGGCCGGTCGTCCTGCCTCTCGTCTTCGGCGACACCGTGCCACCGGATCAGGTCTCCGCGTGGGGCTATCTTCCGGTGCGTGATCCTCTCGATCCCTCCACCCTTTCGGTGATCCGGAAGACGGCCATGCAGGCCGTGGCGACGCTACAGGTGAACCCGCTCGCGCCCTACGAGTTGGAGCAGAGTCCCGTACGGGTGGTTGCTACGGGCGAGCCACTGTCGCGGCGACTTCTGATCGATCCCGAGAACGTGATCCTGGGTGCCGCCGAGGCGACCGTGCACTACGCGGCCGGAACGGATGCGGAATATCGCGACCAGATGATGGCGCAGCAGCAGCGCACGGTGGGACGTCTGGCCGAGAGCATCGCCAAGCACGATGTCTTCCTGCCGCTTTTCATCGACCGGGCACGCCCTCTCGTCCAGCAGCACTGGAGCCCCGAAGACGCTCTCGAGCATCTTGTCGAGATCGTGCAGCGGCTCTTCCGGCTCACTCTGGGATCGGAACTGCTGAAACTCACACGTGACTGGCGTACGGCCGTGAGCCCCGCGCTGGGTGACGGGGCGTCGGCGTGTGCCGAAGCCGGCGAGATGGCAGACCGGCTGCAAGCCACCGCTCCGGGAATCCACGAACGTGGATTCAGACTGTGGGCACTGCGTTCGACGACCGCATCAACGTGGCTCGAACTCGGTTTTGACGCCCCCGGATCGAAGGACAGCACGGTCGCGCTGTTCCCGGCCGACAGATTCAGCGACTCCTCCAAGCAGTTGCTGCGCTACGGACTGGCCACTCCGCAGGTGGAGATCGGGGAGACGGACTGGCTGCTGTACGGCCTTCCGCAATTGGCGGCACGGATCGTATGGAACACTCGCACGCCCGACGAGATCGTCGCCTCGGTGGAGTACGCGG